Proteins from one Pontibacter korlensis genomic window:
- a CDS encoding M56 family metallopeptidase, whose product MIVYLLKASFIIGIAYLFYKTVLQQESFFAANRIYFIACIFLAFVMPFVSLPHLVSHQGYLAAVFQKDDTANSETASDKLTATPQQSIAVERLDVAPTTPPTTAHQVEESSQVNEAGASSNQLGWIDWLKILYLFGVIIFSLNLLFQVGSVLYNAATATDKIKDGEYVIVNTTEKQAPCSFFNHIFLYPNEYDYETYEQIIAHEKIHARMKHSLDLLLAELAVIILWFNPFIWQFKKEIEKNNEYQTDNTLLEEEEVSKEQYQLGLVQIAVPNKPLSITTNYNQSLLKQRILMMNAKRSTLHGYWKYSFLAPLFFGTLLFINEPAVSKGRQNTHLIVNNSQEKASTHSTQEAVASLDEQKEKQKENLKSVAKEKIKPEKEKVKRNSLNMTGPQTDMSKGYWYSRQVDGDHCIDFKGSQGTSNWNMSRCFDKGAFQKKGSDTFVMTKAAGSLQLNGNLEAEVSQGKYTFTEDASFREYLADNNISSKSLNLMFHLFFGDVNKDYVAFLKKNYNDIDGERLLELAVHGIKMQDFQSYVSLFQKYSNKKPSIREVIEARIHGVDQQYVQEIQRLGFKDLSLKKIMEAKIHGVNSAYVESLQKAGYKNLSMDKIIEAKIHGMTPAAIKELQALGFGEISLDKMIELKIHDVNAAYINELRAAGLNKLSLDDYLKAKIHGISPASIKEINALGYKNLNFEDLMSAQIHGVDAAYVQDLKKAGFDNLTMDKTVEAKIHGINSEFISKARKEGYNLNSIDKYITLKIHGMAMESLKE is encoded by the coding sequence ATGATAGTCTATCTCCTTAAAGCGTCTTTTATTATCGGCATTGCATACCTGTTTTACAAAACTGTATTACAGCAGGAAAGCTTTTTTGCCGCTAACCGGATCTACTTCATTGCTTGTATCTTTTTGGCATTTGTCATGCCTTTTGTTTCGTTGCCTCATTTGGTGAGTCACCAGGGGTATTTGGCTGCGGTGTTTCAGAAAGATGATACAGCGAATAGCGAGACAGCAAGTGATAAGCTAACCGCAACACCGCAACAAAGTATCGCTGTGGAGAGGTTGGATGTAGCACCCACTACGCCTCCCACTACTGCCCACCAGGTGGAGGAGAGCAGCCAGGTAAACGAAGCCGGGGCTAGCTCAAATCAGCTCGGCTGGATAGACTGGCTTAAAATTCTTTATCTGTTTGGTGTTATCATCTTTAGCCTTAACCTGCTTTTTCAGGTTGGAAGTGTGCTATACAATGCAGCCACAGCTACAGATAAAATCAAAGACGGAGAGTATGTTATCGTGAATACAACTGAAAAGCAGGCGCCTTGCTCTTTCTTCAACCACATTTTTCTTTACCCCAATGAGTATGACTATGAAACCTATGAGCAGATAATTGCTCATGAGAAAATCCACGCCCGCATGAAGCACAGCCTGGATCTTCTGCTTGCAGAACTGGCTGTTATTATCCTCTGGTTTAACCCGTTTATCTGGCAGTTCAAAAAGGAGATAGAGAAGAATAACGAGTACCAGACCGACAACACGCTTTTAGAGGAGGAAGAGGTAAGCAAAGAGCAATACCAGCTGGGCCTGGTACAGATTGCCGTTCCAAACAAGCCGCTGAGTATCACGACTAATTACAACCAATCGCTACTAAAACAGAGAATCCTTATGATGAACGCTAAAAGATCCACGCTGCATGGCTATTGGAAGTATAGCTTCCTGGCCCCATTGTTCTTCGGAACTCTCTTGTTTATCAATGAGCCTGCTGTTAGCAAAGGGCGGCAAAATACCCATCTTATTGTGAATAATTCACAGGAGAAGGCAAGTACGCACAGCACGCAAGAGGCCGTTGCCAGCCTTGATGAGCAGAAAGAGAAGCAAAAGGAAAACCTGAAATCAGTGGCTAAGGAAAAGATAAAGCCAGAGAAGGAAAAAGTAAAGCGAAATTCCCTGAACATGACTGGCCCTCAAACCGACATGTCGAAGGGTTACTGGTACAGTAGGCAGGTAGATGGCGATCACTGCATTGATTTTAAAGGTAGCCAGGGCACCTCTAACTGGAACATGTCGAGATGTTTTGATAAAGGTGCCTTTCAGAAAAAGGGAAGCGACACTTTTGTGATGACAAAGGCAGCAGGCTCACTGCAGCTAAACGGTAACTTAGAGGCAGAGGTAAGCCAGGGCAAGTATACTTTTACAGAGGATGCTTCTTTTAGGGAATACCTGGCTGACAACAACATCAGCAGCAAAAGTCTGAACCTGATGTTCCATTTGTTCTTCGGTGATGTTAACAAAGACTATGTAGCCTTCCTGAAAAAGAACTACAACGATATAGACGGCGAGAGGCTACTGGAACTAGCTGTGCATGGTATAAAGATGCAGGATTTCCAGAGCTACGTGTCCCTGTTCCAGAAGTACAGCAACAAAAAACCTTCTATACGGGAAGTGATAGAAGCTAGAATCCATGGCGTTGACCAGCAGTACGTGCAGGAAATACAGCGCCTAGGGTTCAAAGACCTAAGCCTGAAGAAGATAATGGAAGCTAAGATTCATGGCGTAAACAGTGCTTATGTAGAAAGCCTTCAAAAAGCTGGATACAAGAATTTAAGCATGGATAAAATTATTGAAGCGAAAATCCATGGCATGACGCCAGCCGCTATAAAAGAGTTACAGGCGCTGGGTTTCGGAGAAATCAGCCTTGACAAGATGATAGAGCTAAAGATCCATGACGTGAATGCCGCCTATATCAACGAGCTTCGTGCTGCAGGACTGAATAAGCTAAGCCTGGATGATTACCTTAAAGCGAAGATCCATGGCATTAGCCCTGCTTCGATTAAGGAAATCAATGCCTTGGGGTATAAAAATCTGAATTTTGAAGATTTAATGAGTGCTCAAATTCATGGAGTGGATGCAGCTTATGTGCAGGACCTGAAAAAGGCGGGCTTTGATAATCTGACTATGGATAAGACAGTTGAAGCTAAGATCCATGGCATAAACAGCGAATTTATCAGCAAGGCTCGAAAAGAGGGCTACAATCTAAATAGCATTGATAAGTACATCACGTTAAAGATCCATGGCATGGCTATGGAATCCCTAAAGGAATAG
- a CDS encoding RtcB family protein, with product MKKKKKKASTKLSSQDLLALGFPSGKPLGTALNIIHTHYTELGKNHQIELLQDVLAAPDQYHMHATLAPLAQAILAQQEAEPIALKPDKQQYAIYGAEGIEEGALNQMDIAMRLPITDSGALMPDAHQGYGLPVGGVLATHHAVIPYGVGVDIGCRMSMSIFDIHTGYLDKNREKIIKMLKDNTRFGNTAFKRPMDHEIMERPEFSEIPIVRELKDRAFQQLGTSGGGNHFVEFGTVEIHDANNDFDLPSGKYVAILSHSGSRRLGANIAGYYTKVAMDYCPLPQEAKHLAWLDLDTEAGQEYWLAMNLAGDYASACHHQIHERLAASLGEAPMARIENHHNFAWKEKDASGKEVIVHRKGATPAGKGVMGIIPGTMATPGFIVRGKGEAAAINSASHGAGRVMSRTQAFKTLSEAQMRKNLQKAGVDLVGAALDEAPMAYKDIHQVMAYQRDLVEVVGTFYPKIVRMNEDKKYVEVD from the coding sequence ATGAAGAAGAAAAAGAAAAAAGCATCGACCAAGCTTAGCTCTCAGGATCTACTGGCCCTGGGCTTTCCTTCGGGCAAGCCGCTTGGCACAGCGCTTAACATTATACATACACACTATACAGAGCTGGGCAAAAACCACCAGATAGAGCTGCTCCAGGATGTTTTAGCTGCGCCTGACCAATACCACATGCATGCTACACTGGCTCCCCTGGCGCAGGCTATACTTGCTCAGCAGGAGGCTGAACCCATTGCGCTGAAGCCTGACAAGCAGCAGTATGCCATTTATGGAGCAGAAGGCATAGAAGAAGGAGCCTTGAACCAGATGGATATAGCCATGCGCCTACCTATAACTGACAGTGGCGCCCTGATGCCAGATGCGCACCAAGGATATGGCTTACCTGTTGGAGGAGTATTGGCTACACACCATGCAGTTATACCCTATGGCGTAGGTGTTGATATTGGCTGCCGCATGAGCATGAGTATCTTTGATATTCATACCGGCTACCTAGACAAGAACCGGGAGAAGATCATCAAGATGCTGAAGGATAACACCCGCTTCGGCAACACTGCCTTCAAGCGTCCAATGGATCATGAGATAATGGAGAGGCCTGAGTTCTCCGAGATTCCTATTGTGCGTGAATTGAAAGACAGGGCTTTTCAGCAGCTGGGCACCTCCGGTGGTGGTAACCACTTCGTGGAGTTTGGCACGGTAGAGATACATGATGCTAATAATGATTTTGACCTGCCATCAGGCAAATACGTGGCTATTCTCTCCCACTCCGGCTCCCGAAGGCTTGGCGCTAACATTGCCGGGTACTACACAAAAGTGGCCATGGATTACTGTCCGCTGCCCCAGGAGGCAAAACACCTGGCCTGGCTTGATTTAGATACAGAAGCTGGCCAGGAGTACTGGTTAGCCATGAACCTGGCGGGAGACTATGCCTCCGCCTGCCACCATCAGATACATGAGCGCCTGGCGGCAAGTTTAGGAGAAGCACCTATGGCCAGAATAGAGAACCACCACAACTTTGCCTGGAAGGAGAAAGATGCCTCTGGCAAAGAAGTGATCGTGCACAGGAAAGGTGCTACCCCGGCGGGAAAAGGCGTGATGGGTATCATACCGGGCACTATGGCTACTCCAGGTTTTATAGTGCGTGGCAAAGGAGAGGCTGCTGCCATCAATTCAGCTTCTCATGGAGCGGGTCGGGTGATGTCCAGAACACAGGCTTTTAAAACACTATCGGAAGCGCAAATGCGAAAGAACCTGCAAAAAGCTGGCGTGGACTTAGTAGGTGCAGCTCTGGACGAAGCACCGATGGCTTATAAAGACATACACCAGGTAATGGCATACCAACGAGACCTGGTAGAAGTAGTAGGCACTTTTTACCCCAAAATAGTGCGGATGAACGAGGATAAAAAGTATGTGGAGGTAGATTAA
- a CDS encoding BlaI/MecI/CopY family transcriptional regulator yields the protein MQKLAKREEQIMQVVWQLEEAFIKDIIEGLPEPKPHYNSVATMVKILVEKGFLQAEKLGNTYRYSPLVTLAEYRKQDVATIKRKYFGNSFTKMLTHFAKEENLSDEELDDLVRLIKSQRPANS from the coding sequence ATGCAGAAATTAGCGAAACGAGAAGAACAAATCATGCAGGTGGTCTGGCAGCTTGAAGAGGCTTTCATCAAGGATATTATTGAGGGACTGCCTGAGCCAAAGCCCCACTACAACTCAGTTGCTACCATGGTAAAGATCCTGGTAGAAAAAGGGTTTTTACAGGCTGAAAAGTTGGGTAACACCTACCGCTACTCACCTTTGGTTACACTTGCTGAGTATAGAAAGCAGGATGTAGCAACGATCAAACGCAAATACTTCGGAAACTCCTTCACCAAGATGCTGACTCACTTTGCTAAAGAGGAAAATTTATCAGACGAAGAGCTGGATGACCTTGTGCGCCTCATAAAATCTCAAAGACCAGCTAACTCCTAA
- a CDS encoding TonB-dependent receptor, whose amino-acid sequence MKRLITSLVLLLCMLATAAQAQEKVTLSGYVKDQASGEGLIGASVSVQELPGVGVGTNEYGFYSLTLPKGNYTLLFNYLGYVTASKTVQLAASQKLDVELGQNSTTLKEVEITTRKEDNNVRSMEMSTLKMQVAEIKNMPALLGEVDIVKAVQMMPGVQTAGEGTSGFYVRGGGVDQNLILLDEAPVYNASHLMGFFSVFNADAIKDVQLYKGGIPAQHGGRLSSLLDIRMKEGNNKKLGVSGGIGTISSRLTVEAPIVKDKSSFILSGRRTYADIFFGLSGDENIKNNQLYFYDLNAKLNYTLDDKNRLFVSGYFGRDVAGSKSFMMNWGNATATVRWNHLFSDRLFSNTTFIFSDFDYALGSKEEESEFTWKSHIKDYGIKNDYTYFLNPKNQLRFGLHVTYHNFMPAEVKPGKFSYVNNLKLNSTTALEAAVYLSNEHQITDKLTLDYGLRLSSFTNMGPGKVYKYDESFETPIDTVEYDRFEKIKSYGGLEPRIAAKYELNEVSSIKASYNRTLQYVHLVSNSTSAMPFDVWVPSSTYIKPQVADQVAAGYFRNFHGNMFEASVEVYYKWMDNQIDYKDYAEIFLNERLETELLRGTGEAYGAEFYVRKQKGLLTGWLSYTLSKTERTVPGINDGNAYPLRYDRRHSGNLVLAYQFSPSINFGANWTYATGGAITMPVGRYEYNGKTYPVYSERNGYRLPDYHRMDLSATYEKPRNEFKKYTSSWTLSIYNAYARKNAFSIFFRENEDDRTRTEAVKTYLFGLVPSLTYNFNF is encoded by the coding sequence ATGAAAAGATTGATCACATCACTTGTTCTTTTGCTTTGCATGCTGGCCACTGCAGCACAGGCTCAGGAGAAAGTAACGCTTAGCGGGTATGTGAAAGACCAGGCCTCAGGCGAGGGGCTAATCGGTGCCTCGGTAAGCGTACAGGAACTACCCGGTGTCGGTGTAGGCACCAACGAGTATGGATTCTACTCCCTCACGCTGCCAAAAGGTAATTACACGCTACTCTTTAACTACTTGGGCTATGTTACGGCAAGCAAAACCGTTCAGCTCGCTGCCAGCCAGAAGCTGGACGTAGAGTTGGGGCAGAACAGCACCACCTTGAAGGAAGTGGAAATTACTACCCGCAAGGAAGACAACAATGTACGCTCCATGGAAATGAGTACCCTGAAGATGCAGGTAGCAGAAATTAAAAACATGCCGGCACTGCTAGGTGAAGTAGACATAGTGAAGGCAGTGCAGATGATGCCTGGGGTGCAGACAGCTGGTGAAGGAACTTCTGGCTTTTATGTGCGTGGTGGCGGTGTGGATCAGAACCTGATCCTACTGGATGAGGCACCGGTCTACAACGCCTCTCACCTGATGGGCTTCTTTTCTGTTTTCAATGCTGACGCCATCAAAGATGTGCAGTTGTACAAAGGCGGCATTCCGGCGCAACATGGTGGCAGGCTTTCCTCACTGCTTGACATCCGCATGAAAGAAGGAAACAATAAGAAGCTGGGTGTGTCTGGCGGCATTGGCACCATCTCCAGCCGTTTAACGGTAGAGGCTCCCATCGTTAAGGACAAAAGCTCCTTTATACTTTCTGGCCGCCGTACCTATGCCGATATCTTCTTTGGCTTGAGCGGTGATGAAAACATCAAAAACAACCAGCTATACTTCTACGACCTGAACGCCAAGCTAAACTATACTTTGGATGATAAGAACCGGCTGTTTGTATCCGGTTACTTTGGCCGTGATGTGGCCGGAAGCAAAAGCTTTATGATGAACTGGGGTAATGCCACGGCAACAGTACGCTGGAACCACCTCTTCTCAGACAGGCTCTTCTCCAACACTACTTTTATCTTTTCTGATTTCGACTATGCCCTTGGTTCCAAGGAGGAGGAGTCGGAGTTTACCTGGAAATCCCACATAAAAGACTACGGAATTAAAAACGACTATACTTATTTCCTTAACCCGAAGAACCAGCTTCGTTTTGGTTTGCACGTAACTTACCACAACTTTATGCCGGCGGAGGTAAAACCAGGCAAGTTTTCTTATGTAAATAACCTGAAGCTAAACTCCACCACTGCCCTGGAGGCAGCAGTGTACCTGAGCAACGAGCACCAGATTACGGATAAGCTGACCCTGGATTATGGCTTACGCCTCTCCAGCTTTACTAACATGGGTCCGGGTAAGGTTTACAAGTATGACGAAAGCTTTGAGACTCCTATCGACACGGTGGAGTATGATCGCTTCGAGAAGATCAAGAGTTACGGAGGCTTAGAGCCACGCATTGCTGCCAAGTATGAGCTGAACGAGGTAAGCTCCATTAAAGCCTCCTATAACCGCACGTTGCAGTACGTGCACCTGGTGTCAAACTCCACCTCAGCCATGCCTTTTGATGTGTGGGTACCGAGCAGCACCTATATAAAACCACAGGTAGCAGACCAGGTAGCGGCAGGCTACTTCCGCAACTTCCACGGCAACATGTTTGAGGCCTCTGTGGAGGTGTACTATAAGTGGATGGACAACCAGATCGACTACAAAGACTACGCTGAGATTTTTCTGAACGAGCGCCTTGAGACAGAACTGTTGCGTGGCACTGGCGAAGCTTACGGGGCAGAGTTTTACGTGCGCAAGCAGAAAGGCTTGTTAACCGGCTGGCTCAGCTATACTTTGTCTAAAACGGAGCGTACTGTGCCGGGCATTAACGATGGCAACGCTTACCCGCTACGCTATGACCGACGCCACTCTGGAAACCTGGTACTAGCCTACCAGTTTAGCCCAAGTATAAACTTTGGCGCTAACTGGACCTACGCTACCGGCGGTGCCATCACCATGCCGGTTGGGCGCTACGAGTACAACGGCAAAACCTATCCTGTTTACTCTGAGCGCAACGGATACCGCCTGCCGGATTATCACCGCATGGACCTGTCGGCCACCTATGAGAAGCCACGAAACGAATTTAAGAAGTACACCAGCTCCTGGACCTTGAGCATCTACAATGCCTACGCCCGCAAAAATGCCTTCTCAATTTTCTTTAGAGAGAACGAGGATGACAGAACGAGAACAGAAGCTGTGAAAACATACTTGTTCGGCCTGGTGCCTTCTCTTACCTATAACTTTAACTTCTAA